Proteins from a genomic interval of Tenacibaculum sp. SZ-18:
- a CDS encoding thymidylate synthase, translating into MKQYLDLVKHVLENGNEKSDRTGTGTKSVFGYQMRFDLSKGFPMVTTKKLHLKSIIYELLWFIKGDTNIKYLQENGVRIWNEWADENGDLGPVYGHQWRNWNSDEIDQLKDVIETLKTNPNSRRMLISAWNPSVLPDTSQSFSANVANGKAALPPCHAFFQFYVAEGKLSCQLYQRSADIFLGVPFNIASYALFTMMVAQVCGYEAGEFIHTFGDAHIYNNHMEQLELQLSRNPRPLPTMKINPEVKDIEAFTFNDFELLNYDPHPHIKGVVAV; encoded by the coding sequence ATGAAGCAGTATTTAGATTTAGTAAAACACGTTTTAGAAAACGGTAATGAAAAAAGTGATAGAACAGGAACTGGAACGAAAAGTGTTTTTGGTTATCAAATGCGTTTTGATTTAAGTAAAGGCTTTCCAATGGTAACGACGAAAAAGTTACATTTAAAATCCATTATCTACGAACTTTTATGGTTTATAAAAGGCGATACTAACATAAAATACTTACAAGAAAACGGAGTTAGAATCTGGAACGAGTGGGCAGATGAAAATGGTGATTTAGGTCCAGTTTATGGTCATCAATGGAGAAATTGGAATAGCGATGAAATTGATCAATTAAAAGATGTTATAGAAACATTAAAAACAAACCCGAATAGCAGAAGAATGCTAATATCTGCTTGGAATCCTAGTGTTTTACCAGACACATCACAATCGTTCTCTGCTAATGTGGCAAATGGAAAAGCTGCGCTACCACCTTGCCATGCTTTCTTTCAATTTTATGTAGCTGAAGGTAAACTTTCTTGTCAATTATATCAAAGAAGCGCCGATATATTTTTAGGCGTACCATTTAACATTGCAAGCTATGCTTTATTTACAATGATGGTTGCTCAAGTTTGCGGTTATGAGGCAGGAGAATTCATTCACACATTTGGTGATGCCCATATTTATAACAATCATATGGAGCAATTAGAATTGCAACTTTCTAGAAATCCAAGACCATTACCAACGATGAAGATTAATCCAGAAGTAAAAGATATTGAAGCCTTTACTTTTAATGATTTTGAATTATTAAATTATGATCCACATCCTCATATTAAAGGAGTTGTTGCTGTATAA
- a CDS encoding NupC/NupG family nucleoside CNT transporter produces the protein MKKFFSILLVLLSITVQAQSIERNWNFSSIENINKEGIVKINKGDYFKLKDGKFSYFLENKDSLYAYGNYISQNNLLIFNYTKPKDTVRYYNIINLTKDKLSLSERDITYNFADLESEEVIPSKKEIVSDKKSNNKIIESQGFTFQSFYRGMLGMIVLLLVAFVFSSNKKAIDWKTVGIGLATQLLIAFGVLKVSFIQKVFEAIGGVFVVILEFTRAGSKFLFEGLVVDMDTFGFIFAFQVLPTIIFFSALTSLLFYLGIIQFIVKLLAWTLSKILKISGAESLSVAGNIFLGQTEAPLLIKAYLEKMNKSEMLLVMIGGMATVAGAVLAAYIGFLGGDDPLLRLKFAKHLLAASVMAAPGAIVISKILYPQTELVNTDVTVPTEKIGNNVLDAIANGTTEGLRLAVNVGAMLLVFVAFIAMINYILALAGDFTGLNSWVVANTPYDSFSLEFILGYIFAPLMWLIGVAGEDTALMGQLLGIKLAASEFVGYIQLAELKNIANATHLTYNKSVIMATYMLCGFANFASIGIQIGGIGSLAPGQRKTLSEFGMKALIGGTIASLMSATIAGMIIG, from the coding sequence ATGAAAAAATTTTTTTCGATACTGTTAGTCCTTTTATCAATAACAGTACAAGCCCAATCGATTGAAAGAAACTGGAATTTTTCTTCTATAGAAAATATTAATAAAGAAGGAATTGTAAAAATTAATAAAGGAGATTACTTTAAACTTAAAGATGGTAAATTCTCTTATTTTCTCGAGAATAAAGATAGTTTGTATGCTTACGGAAATTATATTTCTCAAAATAATCTTTTAATATTCAACTACACCAAACCAAAAGATACTGTTCGATATTACAACATCATTAATTTAACTAAGGATAAATTATCTCTTTCAGAGAGAGATATCACTTATAACTTTGCAGATTTAGAATCAGAAGAAGTAATTCCTTCTAAAAAAGAAATTGTATCTGATAAAAAAAGTAACAATAAAATAATTGAAAGTCAAGGATTTACTTTTCAAAGTTTCTACAGAGGAATGCTAGGAATGATTGTTTTGTTGCTTGTTGCTTTTGTCTTTAGTTCAAATAAGAAAGCTATTGACTGGAAAACAGTTGGTATAGGATTGGCAACTCAATTGTTAATTGCTTTTGGTGTTTTAAAAGTAAGTTTTATACAAAAAGTATTTGAAGCTATTGGAGGAGTATTTGTTGTAATTCTCGAATTTACGCGAGCAGGGAGTAAATTTTTATTTGAAGGCCTAGTAGTTGATATGGATACCTTTGGTTTTATTTTTGCTTTCCAAGTTCTTCCTACAATTATATTCTTTTCAGCTTTAACATCTTTACTTTTCTATTTAGGAATAATTCAATTTATTGTGAAATTATTAGCCTGGACACTTTCTAAAATCTTAAAAATTTCTGGTGCGGAAAGTCTATCTGTAGCTGGGAATATTTTTTTAGGGCAAACAGAAGCTCCTTTACTCATTAAAGCCTATTTAGAAAAGATGAATAAGTCTGAAATGCTTTTGGTTATGATAGGTGGTATGGCAACCGTAGCCGGAGCTGTACTAGCTGCTTACATTGGTTTTTTAGGTGGAGATGATCCTTTATTAAGATTGAAATTTGCCAAACACTTATTGGCGGCTTCAGTAATGGCTGCTCCAGGAGCAATTGTAATTTCTAAAATTTTATATCCTCAAACTGAACTTGTAAATACAGATGTTACTGTTCCAACAGAAAAGATTGGAAATAACGTGTTAGATGCCATTGCAAACGGTACTACAGAAGGTTTAAGACTGGCTGTTAACGTAGGAGCGATGTTGCTAGTTTTTGTTGCGTTTATAGCAATGATTAACTATATATTAGCTTTAGCTGGTGATTTTACTGGGCTTAACTCATGGGTTGTTGCTAATACCCCATACGATAGCTTTTCTCTTGAATTTATCCTTGGTTATATTTTTGCTCCACTGATGTGGTTAATTGGAGTTGCCGGAGAAGATACTGCATTAATGGGACAATTATTAGGAATTAAACTTGCGGCAAGTGAATTTGTTGGGTACATACAATTAGCGGAACTTAAAAATATTGCAAACGCAACACACTTAACATATAACAAATCAGTTATAATGGCTACATATATGTTATGTGGATTCGCAAATTTCGCTTCAATTGGAATTCAAATTGGTGGAATTGGTTCATTGGCCCCAGGTCAAAGAAAAACGCTTTCTGAGTTTGGTATGAAAGCCTTAATTGGTGGTACAATTGCATCATTAATGTCGGCTACAATTGCTGGTATGATAATAGGATAA
- a CDS encoding bifunctional nuclease family protein, whose translation MSLVRLTIKGISYSQTQSGAYALVLSEMEGTRTLPIIIGAFEAQSIAIALEKEIRPPRPLTHDLFKTFAEQFQIKLKQIVIHKLVDGVFFSSLICEREGVEESIDARTSDAIALAVRFQTPIFTYENILDKAGIYLKAEEKFNEEDDELEKIELIPDSEVSEMDDFSLLSNSELETKLQEAVSNEDYELAAKIRDEIDKRS comes from the coding sequence ATGAGCTTAGTAAGATTAACTATTAAAGGAATTTCATATAGTCAAACTCAGAGCGGTGCTTACGCATTAGTTCTCAGTGAAATGGAAGGAACTCGTACATTACCGATTATTATTGGTGCTTTTGAAGCCCAATCTATAGCAATAGCTTTAGAAAAAGAAATTAGACCTCCAAGACCATTAACGCACGATTTATTCAAAACTTTCGCTGAACAGTTTCAAATTAAATTGAAACAAATCGTTATTCATAAATTGGTTGATGGTGTGTTCTTTTCAAGTTTAATTTGTGAAAGAGAGGGAGTGGAAGAATCAATTGATGCAAGGACTTCAGATGCTATTGCTCTTGCGGTTCGTTTCCAAACTCCAATTTTCACTTACGAGAATATTTTAGATAAAGCTGGTATTTATTTAAAAGCTGAAGAAAAATTCAACGAAGAAGATGATGAATTAGAAAAAATTGAATTAATTCCAGACTCAGAAGTTTCTGAAATGGATGATTTTTCTCTATTATCTAATAGTGAACTAGAAACAAAACTACAAGAAGCTGTTAGTAATGAAGATTATGAATTAGCAGCTAAAATTAGAGACGAAATTGACAAACGCTCTTAA